In Acidobacteriota bacterium, the sequence GAGCGGCAGACTCGTTCGCTAGTGGGTTCACGATTCTCGGTGCGGATTCCGGCGCAAGCCGTGCAGTGGGATCCGTCCGGTAGCTGAGATTACGCCCTCTTTTCGAGCGCGAAGGCGCGAATGGGACGGCCGTCCGCGAGGTACTTCTGCTCGAAGCCGGTCACCGGCAAATCGGCGAAACTCTCTGCGGGATCGAGAATTGAGAAGCCGGTTGCCGCATCGAGTGTCTCCGCGATCACCCCGGAGTACGCTTCGTGATCGGACTTGACGAAAAGGCGGCCGCCAGGCACGAGAGCTCTGCGCATCTCGACCAGGTTCGCCGGCGTGAAAAACCGCCGTTTGTGGTGGCGTTTCTTCGGCCACGGATCCGGAAACAGCACGAAGAAGGAATCCACCGAATCCTCCGGCAGGAGCCGGTACAGCAGATCCTCACCGGTGGTGCGAATGAGCCGGACATT encodes:
- the trmB gene encoding tRNA (guanosine(46)-N7)-methyltransferase TrmB — encoded protein: MIAVDLDQVTIPLVWPDIFGRSAPTDVEIGSGKGKFLNEWASAHPERNVLAVERSAKYYRLCCDRASRRGLENVRLIRTTGEDLLYRLLPEDSVDSFFVLFPDPWPKKRHHKRRFFTPANLVEMRRALVPGGRLFVKSDHEAYSGVIAETLDAATGFSILDPAESFADLPVTGFEQKYLADGRPIRAFALEKRA